Part of the Leptodactylus fuscus isolate aLepFus1 chromosome 6, aLepFus1.hap2, whole genome shotgun sequence genome, TGTAGGAGGTGTTTGTCTTTCCTTAGACCTGAATATAAGACTCATTAATGgctttattactgtatatggctGACCTGTGTATATAGAAACCATATGTAGTAGTCTACGGCTGCCGGAGCATAATGGGAGTTGTTGTTTCAGGACGCACAACTTGTAAATGTTACAGTAAGGAATAAAAACCAAGGAGGAAACCTTAGGCCTTATGTATCAGCAGTGTCTTAGAGGATTCATTGATTTTGTGGCTATAGAAACCAGGCAGAGGCCTACGGAGCCTTCGTCACCAATCAGAGCTTAGCTTTTATTTCTTAAACTGCATTGGAAACATGAAAGCTTCTCCGTGATTGGTTGGTATGGGCAACAAGGCCACGTAAAGGGGTTAGGCCGTTAGGGGGCTTGTTTCGGTGGGAGTCTTCTGATTTTGTATTTTTCCCCTTGTCCtggcacaacctctttaatccTGATCTGACGTCTTCTAATATGTGCCTTTGCTGGGCCTCCATTGTGTCTCAGTATTTGAAGATGGCGTTTGGTTTGGGTGCAGAACCTGAGCACTCGCTAAATCTatgcacaagaaaaaacacagtggggccacacggtggctcagtggttagcactgcagccttgcagcgcttgagtcctggtgttcaaatcccaccaaggacataaaaaaaaaaaccatctgcaaggagtttgtatgttctccccgtgtttgcatggatttccatcccatatttcaaaaaagacatactgatagggaaaaatgtacattgtgagctctatgtggggctcacaatctacattaaaaaaaaaaaaaaaaaaacacagtccacagctcaccataaatcttgaggagaatcagctagaccaagagtgcacgaaaaaatacacccccggctggggtggaacaatgcaagaccccagtagaaaaatattccttcagcacaagaggtctatagtaaaacttgacttttattggaaaaatataaaaaataggtaccagacataggaaaaaaaaaatgtagaaaaacttacatggtcaattccaagtatgcatgtatggttgaagacagacaagcctacgcgttccgggacatccgtcccttactcatggcaatacatgtctggtacctattttttatatttttccaataaaagtcaagttttactatagacctcttgtgctgaaggaatatttttctactgggcaCTCGCTAAATCTACTACATCCACAGCAATGGTTCCAGCCACATCACATACCCTCTAAACCTCCCGCCATACCCTCTGGAATAGACGTATCACAGTTTGAGAACCACTGGGTTACTCCATACTTCTTTATCGTTAAACAGTAAAGATGGATCCATCTAATGATGGACAGCAACAGATCCTGAGCTACCCCATTGATGCACCCCATGGGTGTGTTCATTATTTTTGCTTCTTAGAAGTAGATCGGTGGCACCAATGACGTCATTGCTATGGCAATTGCTATGAGGCCCATGGAGGGAGGGGGCCTCCAGGTTCCCCTCTCAACACTCCGACCTCTTTTGATGTCTGGCAGCCACTACCATAAATCCTTCGCTCCTGCTCTGTTTATTGAGATTTATGATACAGTTTGCCAGACTGGTAGGAAATTATTAACCCTTAAAGTAAAAAGCAGCCGTAAGTTAGTACGTAGTCCAATAAGGGAGGTTGTCGAGAAAAATGTAGTGGAAAGGGTTACTGCCTGTCACCTGGACTCGAAGAAAGCGGCCATTATGGCAATTATAGctgagaattttattttttattcttcataTTCACGTACCTAAAAATTAGCAAGTGAAAATACCCAATTTCTGTAACGGCTGTCTTACATTACATGGCCTTTTTCTATGTATTATGTACGGCCCTGTTGGGCACTGCCTATATATAATAAGGTGCTGCCGATTGTTCTCAAAACTGTATATGAAAGTAGCACAAAGCAACAAAACACACAGGTATACACAAAAAATACTTTCACATCAAATCGAATCAggatttattggcacgtccgaatagatatttggcattgccaaagctagtaaagtgtgtgtgtgggggggaaggggggggagttggagtcgggaggggggggagtggtgggtatgggggggggttgatttggtggataacagtccatggagtctcatctttctcttagttggtgaccactatatggggaggtgcggtggggcgggtggtttgaggtataacagtccgtggagtctcatcttcctcttgtttggtgacagctggacacgtattgggcagcgatctccacagtggcctcttcttctcccagtaggatgtagagtttcctcttctcgtctgcagatatgaagtctgggatgtgggcagagagtctttggtagtagacggccctcacagctgagtatttggtgcagtgtagcaggaagtgggtctcgtcttctagggccccctggtcacagtgctggcacagtctgttctcccgtggcttgtacgtctgcctgtgtcaccccgtctccatctccaggttgtgggtgctcagtctgtaccggctcagggtctgtctgtgtttggggtggggtattctctccaggtaggtggccatggtgtagtccctttgcagtgactggtacacagtgagtttcttggagttatttattgcgcttctccattcctcgatgtaccgctctttgtctctctcaatgactccatttatttgagccttgttcagggcatgttgggggttttggcttggcagatggctgatgcttggttggaggGTATCAGGttttctcagggctctgtggttcagccaggcttggtggtggtaagagccaggactgctgccctgtatgtgagtccagaatgatggcgccctcttctgtatggtgagccatagggggagtctgctctgccctgcaggccatgttggaggacatggagcaggtacttgcagaactccaggtggaaggtctctgttgggctggaatctcactgccatagagaaggatcggggagatgactgcggcaaatatcttcagccagaccctcactggtggtttgaggtggtacaaaCTTCAATTCAAAGAAaagctttaaggctaaggccccacgtagcaaaccaCTGCAAAAAAGACAACGGGGGAaaaagcaatgtgtggatgggagtttTCCACTGCAGTCAATAGGCTGTGTTTTGGCAACGTGGGCCCAGGTCTATGgaagttttccagccccaaatgcaTGTTTCATGCTAATGACCTATgcacatcagtatctgatctatggtggaccccacacagatcagctattcaggCAGCCTCTGTGTATTGGAAGCTGCCGCAGTGGGCCAGCACGGTAGTGGTCTGTTTCGATTCAAGACACCAATATCTTAAATATTATATAGGTAGAGTATAGGTATCTATGGTTATATAGGTTGACTTGGGATCTGGAGCCTGGAAGCTTTTAGTGCCACCTCTATCCCCTAAAATGGCCGCTATTTTCCACACTTCTGTGCTGTATTTGCAGGTTGCCTGACTTTGCTTCTTGGAATTGTCTTTGGTATTTTGTCTAAGATTTTTGGGCTATTAGAACACGAAGCAGCAAATAGAACAAGTGGATAAAATTTCACAAAATCCAGATTTATGGCGTATGACTTCAGTGACCTGACACGTTGTTGCCTATAAAGTAGCGTTATATAACATCCTGGCGCGTGTAGATTTAATTCCACAGATGCGCGGTCAGGCCCAGGGAACACATGTACAAATAATTCTCCCTCTGCTGAAATAACATTGCATTTAGTTAAAGGAGTCATCCGCCACCCGGGACATTATTGTGCCTGTAACGGAGTTCTCTGTTATTACGTTGTGGTGGTCCCAGAGCTTCATTATAGCAGCATAAGCAGAAATATGGTAATGAAACATAATGATAGGATAGCTAATGTAAAGCATCATCTTACCTTATACATCCCATATGCCTTCCACACAAATACAACCACATCCAAACAAGTTGGCTTTGTTGCATATGTCATTATTATTTCATCCGTGAGATGCGATGCATGATATCATTACCATTGAGATTTGATTTAGAGCATCTGGACAATAAGGCGGAAAGTTCAGCTCCTACTGGTGAGCAttgtgagcatgctcagtatcatGTACAGTAGTCACAGAGcaatgagggggaggagggagatggaGCTGATCTGTCTGAATCCCCTACTATCAATGGtgtgatcctgtgttatctgctgaggccccacaatgagggggaggagggaggtggAGCTGAGCTGCCTGAATTCCCCATTATCAGTGGTGTAATCCTGTGTTATCTACCTGCATATGGAGTGATCCAGTGTTATCTGTTGCATATGTCATTATTGTTTTATCCTTGAGATGCGATGCATGATATCATTACCATTGAGATTTGATTTAGAGCATCTGGACAATAAGACGGAAAGTTCAGCTCCTACTGGTGAGCattgtgagcatgctctgtatcATGTACAGTAGTCACAGACAcaatgagggggaggagggagatggaGCTGAGCTGCCTGAATCCCCTACTATCAATGGtgtgatcctgtgttatctgctgAGGCCCTAcaatgagggggaggagggaggtggAGCTGAGCTGCCTGAATTCCCCAATATCAGTGGTTTAATCCTCTGTTATCTACCTGCATATGGAGTGATCCAGTGTTATCTGTTGCATATGTCATTATTGTTTTATCCTTGAGATGTAATACATGGCAACATAACCATTGAGATTTGATTTACAAAAACTGAACACTAAGCAGGAAATTCATCTCCTAATAGTGAGCATTGTGAGCATGCTCTGATTTATGTGCAGTAGACACTGTGcaatgagggggaggagggagatggaGCTGATGTGCCTGAATCCCCTACTATCAATGGTGTGACCTGTGTTATCTGCTGAGGCCCTAcaatgagggggaggagggaggtggAGCTGATCTGCCTGAATCCCCTCCTATCAATGGtgtgatcctgtgttatctgctgaggccccacattcaggaaacacagcttattttgttgcagattttgctgtgtttttttgagccaaagtcaaaagtggGGAAaatataggacgttcttatacttcttccttctactCCTGTCTTTGTCTCAaaagaaacgcagcaaaatctgcatttccacaacgtggggcctcagcctaaagaagtATTCCCATGTGATCAATATTCATGGCATATGCACAcgatatgctatatactgtatgtctgatAGATGTGAGTTTCACCTCGGAGACCTCTCTGCACAATGGGGGTCCTTCAGATGCCATCCTGCCTTGTACCACAGTCACTGTACATGGACAGGTAGCCATGCTGAATTATAAGACAGACTGCAGTAAAGCGATATTTACTAGTAGTAAAGTACTGTCCAGAAGACAACAGGAGTGAAAAGACTTCTAGATCAAATTGTCTGACTGAGGCTTAGTAGTACACTTCCAAAAAAAAAGGCAGATATTCCCTAAATCTCAAGGGACTCGCATGGAGTTTAGAGGACGTGGAGTTTACATCAGCACTAAGTAGAGATCTGGCTGAATTAAGCgtcactgagcatgtgtgtccaccagcacTCAGCTCATTAGGTGGTCATACACATTGCTGTGTACTACAAACACAGGGTGGCGCCACACCGTATACATAAATGATAGAACGATTCACTGGATCAGCCTGAAAATCGCAAGCATTTCTCGATCTCTTGAtctgtaaaataaatataatatttaatggaCAACTCCTTAAAGTACTAGGAATATAGATAAGGTAATTCCGCACAGAAATTCTAACACTTGTCTGTTTTCTTCCCATTCAGGTCCAGTCGCTTATTTGTACTCAGGTAAGAAAATCCTTCCATAAAATTCTGGTTCATCTTCAAATACATTTATTATGTGTgtccagtacagtacatgtattatgtgtgcccagtacagtacatgtattatgtgtgcccagtacagtacatgtattatgtgtgcccagtacagtacatgtaatatgtgtgtccagtacagtacatgtattatgtgtgcccagtacagtacatgtattatgtgtgtccagtacagtacatgtaatatgtgtgtctagtacagtacatgtattatgtgtgtccagtacaatacatgtaatatgtgtgtccagtacagtacatgtattatgtgtgcacagtacagtacatgtattatatgtgtccagtacagtacatgtattatgtgtgcacagtacagtacatgtattatatgtgtccagtacagtacatgtattatgtgtgcacagtacagtacatgtattatatgtgtccagtacagtacatgtattatgtgtgcacagtacagtacatgtattatgtgtgcacagtacagtacatgtattatgtgtgtccagtacagtacatgtattatgtgtgcacagtacagtacatgtattatgtgtgcacagtacagtacatgtattcTGCTTTCTGCTAAggatgaggggcggccgctggagcagcgctggtgCTAATAGGTGAGAGAtaaagcagtgctgcgtccacagtgCCGCCCCGCTCGCTTCCCCTCCCAGGCTGCCGTAACGcttagccagtccaggacagtttgcacgcagcttgtcctggactggcttaagtcagtaaaaatgccgccccccggcatagcgccgcctgaggcaATTGCCTCATGtttcctcattagaggtgcggccctgtatACATACTGTCCTTACCAGCATTTCCTCCCAATACTTTATGGCCACGTAACCAATTGACCAGAGATTGACTGGACACTTCTACACTTAGTTTTGGAAGCAGTCATGGAAGGTCCCAGATGTCCATCTGTTTCACCTTCATTGCACATATTCCTGCAATGTTTGGATTTGACATACCATAGGATTTTCTATATTAAGCTTTTTCTCTTCCAAATCCTCTGTTTATATCTCCAGGAATAAAATTTGCTGAAGAAAGCAAAAGTATGCGCATTGGCAAATtccatatttttatagattgaCTAGAACTAGAAACAGATTAACCTCTTCATGGAAACTCAGGAAATGGAATTAAAATGGGTTTTCTGCCTTTACCAACAGTTTGGCATATTAGATACAGGCGGGTGGATAAGGTGAAAAAGGGGGTCTCTCACTTGGGGTCAATCTCTCTTATCTAAagagtctaagggtccattcacacggaggaaaatggtgagaaatttggtgtggaatttcagcgctgaaaaaaaaaaagcttcccattgacttcaatggcttcctttttctgcaagtcgTAAGAAGAACATCCATTCCATATATTCATCAACGTCCATTGTCAACAACAAACAACCATTGATTTTAGAGGTGCAGCCCTTCATCGGGGTACAATATACACTGTAATTGGTGCCCCTcgtttgtttaaagaggacctttcatgacctccATCAATTCATTCAAGGGCAACTTCACTCATTTCAACCCAATTGGAATTTTTGGGGGCATTAGTACACATTATGTACTGGGATCTAGGAGCTGTACGTTACTCCTTTAATAACCAAAATTCATTAACCCATTAAAAATGAACTGGTCTCTCCATATTGTCTCCATAGTGCCCACCAGTGAACAGAATGCGGACAGTTTGGTGGTATCCGTCTCTAACATCAGTGCTCCATTCGGATCCCAGGCTCATTTGGTTTGTCAGAGCTATCGCATGGTGTGGACACAGGACAACCTTAATGACAGGCAGAGAGTTGTACACTGGGACCTCTACAACAGCCAAGGGGTGTACCGAGGAGAACGTCTTCTGGACATGTTCTCTGCGGGAGAACAACGCATCTACAGTGGATACAACATTGGCCGAATCATGGTGTCAAAGTCTGCCTTCAAAGATGGCAACTTTTCTTTAGTGATAAAAGGTATGAAAAATCTGAAACCATTTTGGCAAAACTGAAACTGTGTTGAGCACTTCACCACTTAGATCTCCCATTCCCAGATTGATGGAGTTGGTATGATGATGTTGTTGGTTATCGGTCTCATATGGTTTCTTCTTGGGGCTTGGTTTGATATAGACATTGCAAACCATCTGATGACTTGCAAAAACAAGGTGACACATGACCAAAAATAGGTTTTATGTCACTCAGTCCAGAAATTTAGCTGTATGTTTCATTGGAACAAGGAACTCAATGATTGTAGGAATTAGGTTTAGACATGAATGGTGCTGTATCTTCAAGAAAACCTAAGCAATCCTTGACTTTGATTCTTATTAAGTAACTTTTGGCATAATAGATATTGTATTTGCGTAAATTTTAAAAAGCTTGGACCAAGGTTGGGCTAGGTGATCACTTGCTGGTACATGAAGATATAACTTCTGGGGAACCTTCTGATCTTGACAATGGtgtcccattttccccatatgacTGAAGATAAGCGATTCTACTCCATTCATCTCTTCTGGGACTGCCAGTGATACCTGGGCACAGCTTGGCACAAGACATGTGATAACTTGGTGTAGCCCATTCATTTTGAGATATCCCTTTACCAATATCTGTAAACTCATCGTAACAattatgttttcattttatttattgcttTCCTCAAGACGTATCCATGAGCGATCAAGGACTGTATTCATGTAATCTACATCATCACTACTGCCATATCGATGAGAGGGTCAGGGTTCAACTGAATATCACAAAGTCAGGTAAGGACATGGTTAGACGGATCCACCAGAGAATCTAGAGTTCTTTTTAGAAGTTGACAAACACATCCCGATTTCTGCAGGATCAGCCATCCAATGTATTTGGGGCCTCTTGTCCATCCCCCAACGGCAGATGTTTCAGCAAGAGATATAGCTATTCCCTTCGCCATTGTGTAGTAAGAAATTGGCCAAACCAAGAAACTAAGGGAGTTTGGAGAGCCATGTATGACATATCTATGGCCAACTTAATAATGGCTTGACAAGTTCACCATATCCCCAGGTGCTGAATTTGTGGTAGAATAATTTAGGAATACAGTCATCATAGACATACTAGGTCCATCCTTATGGGCAAGTGCAAGCAAAGTGTAGAAATTATGACTTAATTGACTATAGACATCTTATTCATACTTTTACGATGTCTTATGTTTCATCTCCTAGAACGCAAGGTGAAGATGTACTGGGATGGCGAAAAGGCCGTTGTTATTGCCTTAGTTGGGTCCACTGTTGTGCTGCCCTGTGAGAACTGGAACCACATATGGACTGACCGACATCGTGAAGAAGACCAGCAAGTGGTACATTGGGACCGTCAAGCCCCTGGGATCCATCATGACAGAGCAGATCGTTTGATCGACATGTATGCTTCAGGGGAGAGGAGAACATATGGTGCCCTCTTCATGAGGAATAGAATGAATGTGTCAGATAATTCTTTTGCCTATGGAGACTTCTCACTTCTTTTATCGCATTTGACAAAAGGGGATGAAGGGACTTATTCTTGTCATCTGCATCATCACTACTGTGGTCTTCATGAACGCAGAATTTTTCACTTAACTGTCTATGATCCACCCAAAGAACCTCCAAAAGAACCTCCTAAAGAAGAAGAACCCAAGAAAACTAAAGCTGATCCATCGCCTGCCATAGGTAATGTATATGATGCATATGTTACATAGGACCTCACTCTTGTAACATCACTACTAAGGGCAGATAGACATTAGATGAATGTTGGCCAAGTCACCACAAAATGGTAGGATGCTGCCACTTGTACCAAAGGTTGGGGGCaagaaagattgggcatgttggatttcagttTGCCCGGTTCATTGTTTCTGTGGACAATAAGTTGGGGGTGGGTATGTGTACCCTGTGTGCTAGAGAATGGGGGCTGCTATGGCCACAAGACTAAAGCATCACCATGTTCGTTGGTAAGTTTTATTATGACTCTTTTCTAGATAATATCCTAAGTCAACTCCTTATATGCTCTCCTTCAGTAAATGTAGATGCCCCAGGTATAACAACTTTTACAATCACTATGGCAGTGCCCGGGGCACACCGGACTGGAGCCTATACATTCATAACATATATTGCTCAGCAACTCTGTAAATACCTCTAGCACTACTCATGGTCTATATGGAGTGGACAGAAGTATAGCTATGACATATCCCCCTTCTTTCTGACTGTCGTCTATGGTCTAATTCTCATATTTGCAGATCCCACCGTCATCCGGGAAAATAAAGTGATCAATGTAATCATTCCGGAAAACAGACTTCACTTCTTCCAACAACTCGGATACATCCTGGCAACCCTTCTGCTGTTccttctcctgctcacagctgtgaTCCTCATCACCCGCAAACATCGCAAGAAAGGTAAATGTGACTCACGAGATGTGACACGTAGCTCCTAAGACAAACAGCCTCAAGGGGCCAAGTGTCTGCAGGTGTTACAAGTAACTGTGCAATGTCAGGGGAAGACGTGCAATATCTGTACAATATCTCCTCTGGATCTGATGAGAAAGACGCTTACAATGTTGGCAAGTCCAGatatggactatatatatattggggaacGGTGATGAAAAGAATTTTTGAGTCGGATGAACTaaaatgacccccctcccccaatatgcattgtggtaaattattatactctagagacCCTTCAGACCCaaaaatataataggtggaggcccgggggaagggaaaaaataatagaaaacatTAATATTCACCTGACCTTACTTTACCCTTTTTGGGCCTCCTCTGACATCATGTGCCTGGGGCCACCACTGAGGACTGCTAATGGGTCACAATggtgacatgggcatgccaagcGCCATGACGTCATGTTACTTGGCGcgcccatgtgatcactgaggcccaatcacaagcccatacgcatgatgtcaccaggagagtgtCAGATGCCACAAGTATAAATGTTTCTTATTCCGTGGACCTCCAGCCATACACCTATACAACTTATACACCTTCActagacctccacctattatactctggggtctacagGTACCCCATTGTATAacaaatttcacttccagttctatccgaACTTGTTCGATCCGAAACGAATGagggaaactgacaagttaaatctctgagacaactttttgtatccttcccctgaacaagtatgttggacaatctttgttttcagatcatttgagagttgttttgagtagcccatgatgccactcttcagaggagattcaaataggagaacaacttgcaattggccaccttaaataccttttctcatgattggatacacctggctatgaaattcaaagctcactgaggttacaaaaccaattttgtgcttcagtaagtcagtgaaaagtagttaggagtattcaaatcaataaaatgataagggtgcccatacttttgcaccagtcaaattttggtttaatgcatattgcacattttctgttagtacaataaacctcatttcaatcctgaaatattactgtgtccatcagttattagatatatcaaactgaaatggctgttgcaaacaccaaaatatttagaacaaaaaatgatta contains:
- the MXRA8 gene encoding matrix remodeling-associated protein 8, which encodes MGLIHKLLLLCQLLILHSPVAYLYSVPTSEQNADSLVVSVSNISAPFGSQAHLVCQSYRMVWTQDNLNDRQRVVHWDLYNSQGVYRGERLLDMFSAGEQRIYSGYNIGRIMVSKSAFKDGNFSLVIKDVSMSDQGLYSCNLHHHYCHIDERVRVQLNITKSERKVKMYWDGEKAVVIALVGSTVVLPCENWNHIWTDRHREEDQQVVHWDRQAPGIHHDRADRLIDMYASGERRTYGALFMRNRMNVSDNSFAYGDFSLLLSHLTKGDEGTYSCHLHHHYCGLHERRIFHLTVYDPPKEPPKEPPKEEEPKKTKADPSPAIDPTVIRENKVINVIIPENRLHFFQQLGYILATLLLFLLLLTAVILITRKHRKKGYAYHLNKSQGKDVNMKEICLRPPDLVEYKQEDIRIEYKNNILKERASMERTFTPKNIDLDLELRKEYCK